Genomic segment of Pseudomonas sp. CCI4.2:
ATTAGCCCCCGCGTTGCCTGAATCTCAGCACCACCGAGTAGCTGCTTTCGTTTATCTGATATTCTCGCGTCCACTAAAATGCTGAGGTTGACCGGATCGTCACCTGAAACTGCATTCAGCATGAATTTACTCCGCCAAAATGTGGCTACTTAAGGGTTTTAGAAATGGATTTGATTCCGGTGATTTTGTCAGGAGGCGTAGGCAGCCGTTTGTGGCCCGTATCTCGCGAGGCCCATCCCAAGCCATTTATGACACTGCCTGACGGACAGAATTTGATTCAAAAGACGTTCATTCGCGCCGCCAAGCTTGAAGGCGTATCGGAGGTTTTGACCGTAACGAATCGTGAGTTACTGTTCAAAACTGAAGACGAATACCGTACGGTCAATTCATCGGCACATTCGCAAAGCTTCATTTTGGAACCGTTTGGCCGTAACACCGCAGCTGCGGTGGCAATGGCTGCATTGCATGTACAGCAGACCCACGGCGACGAGGCGAATCTGTTGGTACTTGCCGCCGATCACCTCATCCAGGACGAACCCGCATTTGCGGTTGCGGTGGCCAAAGCGGTTGCACTTTCGCAGCAAGGGTGGCTCGTGACTTTCGGTATTCAGCCGCAGTACCCGGAAACCGGCTTTGGCTACATCGAGGCGGGCGATTCGGTGGGCGAGGAGGGTGGGCTGAGGGTTGCTCGGTTCGTTGAGAAACCCGACGTTGCTACTGCCGAGCGTTATGTGGCAGCGGGTAATTATTTCTGGAACTCAGGAATGTTCTGTTTCCAGGTTGGAACAGTCCTTGAAGAATTCCGCAAACATGCTCCGGATGTACTGGCAGCTGCAGCGGCATCCCTCGCTCAATCGCGTTTGACCACCAGTGTTGGCTACCGATGCCTGGCTATTGATCCGGATACATTTGCTCAGGTCCCGGACATCTCCATCGACTATGCATTGATGGAGCGCTCTCAAAGGGTGGTCACCGTTCCGTGTGATATCGGTTGGAGTGATATCGGCTCGTGGAACGCGGTTAGCGACCTGACCAAAGCTGACGAAAACGGCAACCGCTTCGAGGGAGAAGTGCTTTCCCATGGCTCGCGCAACAACTATGTAAACAGTGAAGGGCGCCTCACGGCCTTGGTTGGTGTTGAAAACCT
This window contains:
- a CDS encoding mannose-1-phosphate guanylyltransferase/mannose-6-phosphate isomerase encodes the protein MDLIPVILSGGVGSRLWPVSREAHPKPFMTLPDGQNLIQKTFIRAAKLEGVSEVLTVTNRELLFKTEDEYRTVNSSAHSQSFILEPFGRNTAAAVAMAALHVQQTHGDEANLLVLAADHLIQDEPAFAVAVAKAVALSQQGWLVTFGIQPQYPETGFGYIEAGDSVGEEGGLRVARFVEKPDVATAERYVAAGNYFWNSGMFCFQVGTVLEEFRKHAPDVLAAAAASLAQSRLTTSVGYRCLAIDPDTFAQVPDISIDYALMERSQRVVTVPCDIGWSDIGSWNAVSDLTKADENGNRFEGEVLSHGSRNNYVNSEGRLTALVGVENLLVIDTPDAVMIVHKDHAQDVKHIVGQLKSSGHTLHQLHRTVHRPWGTYTTLENGERFKIKRIVVKPQASLSLQMHHHRSEHWIVVSGMAVIVNDDKELMLNTNESTFIRAGHKHRLSNPGVIDLVLIEVQSGDYLGEDDIVRFEDVYGRVDS